One window of the Sebastes umbrosus isolate fSebUmb1 chromosome 1, fSebUmb1.pri, whole genome shotgun sequence genome contains the following:
- the csnk2a4 gene encoding casein kinase II subunit alpha isoform X1 — protein MSGPVPSRARVYTEVNTHRPREYWDYESHVVEWGNQDDFQLVRKLGRGKYSEVFEAINITNNEKVVVKILKPVKKKKIKREIKILENLRGGPNIISLIDIVKDPVRGEPTTCASLSISLAKYVSSRTPALVFEHVNNTDFKQLYQTLTDYDIRFYMYEILKALDYCHSMGIMHRDVKPHNVMIDHEHRKLRLIDWGLAEFYHPGQEYNVRVASRYFKGPELLVDYQMYDYSLDMWSLGCMLASMIFRKEPFFHGHDNYDQLVRIAKVLGTEDLYDYIDKYNIELEPRFNDILGRHSRKRWERFVHSENQHLVSPEALDFLDKLLRYDHQARLTAREAMDHPYFFPIVKDQSRVAGANMPSGNTAVSSANMITGISALPASTALGPLTGSPVLSAATNVLSTPVPAAAGAPQ, from the exons ATGTCAGGACCCGTGCCGAGCCGGGCCCGAGTGTACACCGAGGTCAACACTCACCGGCCCAGGGAGTACTGGGACTATGAGTCCCACGTGGTTGAATGGGG AAATCAGGATGACTTTCAGTTGGTGCGTAAACTCGGGCGAGGCAAATACAGTGAAGTCTTTGAAGCAATCAACATCACCAACAATGAGAAGGTGGTGGTGAAGATACTAAAG CctgtaaagaaaaagaaaatcaagcgTGAGATCAAGATTTTGGAGAACCTACGTGGAGGTCCTAACATAATCTCCCTCATCGACATTGTGAAAGACCCCGTG CGTGGCGAGCCCACCACCTGTGCAAGCTTATCCATTTCGCTTGCGAAGTATGTGTCT tcccGGACGCCCGCCTTGGTCTTTGAGCATGTCAACAACACAGACTTCAAG CAACTGTACCAGACCCTGACAGACTACGACATCCGGTTCTACATGTACGAGATCCTCAAG GCTCTGGACTACTGCCACAGCATGGGGATCATGCATAGAGATGTGAAGCCACATAACGTGATGATCGATCATGAACACCGCAAG TTGCGCCTTATTGACTGGGGTCTGGCCGAGTTTTACCACCCGGGACAGGAGTACAACGTCAGAGTGGCCTCCCGCTACTTTAAAGGACCCGAGCTCCTGGTGGACTATCAG ATGTACGACTACAGTCTGGATATGTGGAGCTTGGGCTGTATGTTGGCGAGCATGATCTTCAGGAAGGAGCCCTTCTTCCACGGCCATGACAACTACGACCAG TTGGTGAGAATAGCGAAGGTCCTGGGGACCGAAGACCTCTACGACTACATCGACAAGTACAACATCGAGCTGGAACCTCGCTTCAACGACATTCTGGGGAG GCATTCTCGTAAGCGGTGGGAGCGCTTCGTCCACAGTGAGAACCAGCACCTGGTCAGCCCAGAGGCTCTGGATTTCCTGGACAAGCTGCTGCGTTACGACCACCAGGCCCGGCTGACCGCCCGCGAGGCCATGGATCACCCTTACTTCT TTCCCATCGTGAAGGATCAGTCTCGTGTGGCCGGAGCCAACATGCCCAGTGGGAACACAGCTGTTAGCTCAGCCAACATGATCACTG GTATCTCTGCCTTGCCAGCCTCCACTGCCCTCGGCCCCCTCACTGGATCGCCGGTCCTGTCTGCTGCCACCAACGTCCTGAGCACCCCGGTGCCCGCTGCTGCCGGCGCCCCGCAGTGA
- the csnk2a4 gene encoding casein kinase II subunit alpha isoform X3 yields the protein MSGPVPSRARVYTEVNTHRPREYWDYESHVVEWGNQDDFQLVRKLGRGKYSEVFEAINITNNEKVVVKILKPVKKKKIKREIKILENLRGGPNIISLIDIVKDPVRGEPTTCASLSISLAKYVSSRTPALVFEHVNNTDFKQLYQTLTDYDIRFYMYEILKALDYCHSMGIMHRDVKPHNVMIDHEHRKLRLIDWGLAEFYHPGQEYNVRVASRYFKGPELLVDYQMYDYSLDMWSLGCMLASMIFRKEPFFHGHDNYDQLVRIAKVLGTEDLYDYIDKYNIELEPRFNDILGRHSRKRWERFVHSENQHLVSPEALDFLDKLLRYDHQARLTAREAMDHPYFFPIVKDQSRVAGANMPSGNTAVSSANMITVATSEAV from the exons ATGTCAGGACCCGTGCCGAGCCGGGCCCGAGTGTACACCGAGGTCAACACTCACCGGCCCAGGGAGTACTGGGACTATGAGTCCCACGTGGTTGAATGGGG AAATCAGGATGACTTTCAGTTGGTGCGTAAACTCGGGCGAGGCAAATACAGTGAAGTCTTTGAAGCAATCAACATCACCAACAATGAGAAGGTGGTGGTGAAGATACTAAAG CctgtaaagaaaaagaaaatcaagcgTGAGATCAAGATTTTGGAGAACCTACGTGGAGGTCCTAACATAATCTCCCTCATCGACATTGTGAAAGACCCCGTG CGTGGCGAGCCCACCACCTGTGCAAGCTTATCCATTTCGCTTGCGAAGTATGTGTCT tcccGGACGCCCGCCTTGGTCTTTGAGCATGTCAACAACACAGACTTCAAG CAACTGTACCAGACCCTGACAGACTACGACATCCGGTTCTACATGTACGAGATCCTCAAG GCTCTGGACTACTGCCACAGCATGGGGATCATGCATAGAGATGTGAAGCCACATAACGTGATGATCGATCATGAACACCGCAAG TTGCGCCTTATTGACTGGGGTCTGGCCGAGTTTTACCACCCGGGACAGGAGTACAACGTCAGAGTGGCCTCCCGCTACTTTAAAGGACCCGAGCTCCTGGTGGACTATCAG ATGTACGACTACAGTCTGGATATGTGGAGCTTGGGCTGTATGTTGGCGAGCATGATCTTCAGGAAGGAGCCCTTCTTCCACGGCCATGACAACTACGACCAG TTGGTGAGAATAGCGAAGGTCCTGGGGACCGAAGACCTCTACGACTACATCGACAAGTACAACATCGAGCTGGAACCTCGCTTCAACGACATTCTGGGGAG GCATTCTCGTAAGCGGTGGGAGCGCTTCGTCCACAGTGAGAACCAGCACCTGGTCAGCCCAGAGGCTCTGGATTTCCTGGACAAGCTGCTGCGTTACGACCACCAGGCCCGGCTGACCGCCCGCGAGGCCATGGATCACCCTTACTTCT TTCCCATCGTGAAGGATCAGTCTCGTGTGGCCGGAGCCAACATGCCCAGTGGGAACACAGCTGTTAGCTCAGCCAACATGATCACTG
- the csnk2a4 gene encoding casein kinase II subunit alpha isoform X2 — MSGPVPSRARVYTEVNTHRPREYWDYESHVVEWGNQDDFQLVRKLGRGKYSEVFEAINITNNEKVVVKILKPVKKKKIKREIKILENLRGGPNIISLIDIVKDPVSRTPALVFEHVNNTDFKQLYQTLTDYDIRFYMYEILKALDYCHSMGIMHRDVKPHNVMIDHEHRKLRLIDWGLAEFYHPGQEYNVRVASRYFKGPELLVDYQMYDYSLDMWSLGCMLASMIFRKEPFFHGHDNYDQLVRIAKVLGTEDLYDYIDKYNIELEPRFNDILGRHSRKRWERFVHSENQHLVSPEALDFLDKLLRYDHQARLTAREAMDHPYFFPIVKDQSRVAGANMPSGNTAVSSANMITGISALPASTALGPLTGSPVLSAATNVLSTPVPAAAGAPQ, encoded by the exons ATGTCAGGACCCGTGCCGAGCCGGGCCCGAGTGTACACCGAGGTCAACACTCACCGGCCCAGGGAGTACTGGGACTATGAGTCCCACGTGGTTGAATGGGG AAATCAGGATGACTTTCAGTTGGTGCGTAAACTCGGGCGAGGCAAATACAGTGAAGTCTTTGAAGCAATCAACATCACCAACAATGAGAAGGTGGTGGTGAAGATACTAAAG CctgtaaagaaaaagaaaatcaagcgTGAGATCAAGATTTTGGAGAACCTACGTGGAGGTCCTAACATAATCTCCCTCATCGACATTGTGAAAGACCCCGTG tcccGGACGCCCGCCTTGGTCTTTGAGCATGTCAACAACACAGACTTCAAG CAACTGTACCAGACCCTGACAGACTACGACATCCGGTTCTACATGTACGAGATCCTCAAG GCTCTGGACTACTGCCACAGCATGGGGATCATGCATAGAGATGTGAAGCCACATAACGTGATGATCGATCATGAACACCGCAAG TTGCGCCTTATTGACTGGGGTCTGGCCGAGTTTTACCACCCGGGACAGGAGTACAACGTCAGAGTGGCCTCCCGCTACTTTAAAGGACCCGAGCTCCTGGTGGACTATCAG ATGTACGACTACAGTCTGGATATGTGGAGCTTGGGCTGTATGTTGGCGAGCATGATCTTCAGGAAGGAGCCCTTCTTCCACGGCCATGACAACTACGACCAG TTGGTGAGAATAGCGAAGGTCCTGGGGACCGAAGACCTCTACGACTACATCGACAAGTACAACATCGAGCTGGAACCTCGCTTCAACGACATTCTGGGGAG GCATTCTCGTAAGCGGTGGGAGCGCTTCGTCCACAGTGAGAACCAGCACCTGGTCAGCCCAGAGGCTCTGGATTTCCTGGACAAGCTGCTGCGTTACGACCACCAGGCCCGGCTGACCGCCCGCGAGGCCATGGATCACCCTTACTTCT TTCCCATCGTGAAGGATCAGTCTCGTGTGGCCGGAGCCAACATGCCCAGTGGGAACACAGCTGTTAGCTCAGCCAACATGATCACTG GTATCTCTGCCTTGCCAGCCTCCACTGCCCTCGGCCCCCTCACTGGATCGCCGGTCCTGTCTGCTGCCACCAACGTCCTGAGCACCCCGGTGCCCGCTGCTGCCGGCGCCCCGCAGTGA